A genomic window from Halorubrum trapanicum includes:
- the rnhB gene encoding ribonuclease HII has translation MYLGVDEAGKGPALGPMVAAAVIADPASLPAGVDDSKRIAPARREEIDDEIASLERVAVGVAFVDPAEIDRPDTDMNTLTVRGQARAARIALSGTVATDIDEPVRVVADAGDTSEGRFARRLREFVEDEGENDASVDGEPLPSVDVTAAHGADADDPVVGAASVVAKVARDERMAAIDAEYAGYGDLGSGYPSDPATRSFLREYVADTGGLPDCARASWATCDDVLAAAEQSALDEF, from the coding sequence GTGTACCTCGGCGTCGACGAGGCCGGCAAGGGGCCCGCCTTGGGACCGATGGTCGCGGCCGCGGTGATCGCCGACCCAGCGAGCCTGCCGGCCGGCGTTGACGACTCGAAGCGGATCGCGCCGGCTCGGCGCGAGGAGATCGACGACGAGATCGCGTCGCTCGAGCGGGTCGCCGTCGGCGTCGCCTTCGTCGATCCCGCGGAGATCGACCGACCCGACACGGACATGAACACGCTTACCGTCCGTGGACAGGCACGGGCGGCGCGAATCGCACTTTCCGGGACCGTTGCGACCGATATCGACGAACCGGTCCGCGTCGTCGCGGACGCGGGCGACACCAGCGAGGGGCGGTTCGCGCGGCGCCTCCGCGAGTTCGTCGAGGACGAGGGCGAAAACGACGCCTCAGTGGACGGCGAACCGCTCCCGTCGGTCGACGTGACGGCCGCGCACGGCGCCGACGCGGACGACCCGGTCGTCGGCGCCGCGAGCGTCGTCGCGAAGGTGGCCCGCGACGAGCGGATGGCCGCCATCGACGCGGAGTACGCCGGGTATGGCGACCTCGGGAGCGGCTATCCCAGCGACCCCGCGACGCGGTCGTTCCTCCGCGAGTACGTCGCTGATACGGGCGGTCTCCCCGACTGCGCGCGCGCGTCGTGGGCGACCTGCGACGACGTTCTCGCGGCCGCCGAGCAGTCGGCGCTCGACGAGTTCTGA